In the genome of Myroides phaeus, one region contains:
- a CDS encoding DUF3820 family protein, protein MLGDQKYLIELAHAKMPFGKYEGKYLIDLPEYYVVWYHNKGFPKGKLGEQLALVYELKLNGLEPMIRNIRNNFK, encoded by the coding sequence ATGCTTGGTGATCAAAAGTATTTAATAGAGTTAGCTCACGCAAAAATGCCCTTTGGTAAATACGAAGGAAAGTATCTGATAGATCTTCCGGAGTATTATGTGGTTTGGTATCACAACAAAGGATTTCCAAAAGGAAAGTTAGGAGAGCAATTAGCATTGGTTTATGAGTTGAAATTAAACGGCTTAGAGCCAATGATAAGAAATATTCGCAATAACTTTAAGTAA